A region of the Trueperaceae bacterium genome:
TCAACGCTAGGGCAAAAATAGCAGAAGAAATAGGTACCTTGCAAACCGCGAAGGGCCTCAGTCATTACGACCCAGTTCGAGAGCAAAAGATGCTAGACATATTAATGACAGCCAACAAAGGCCCTTTTACTAACAACACTCTAAAAAGTCTGTTTAAGCAAATATTCCAAGCCAGTATGCAACTCGAAGATGATCAAGACAAGGCTAAATACCTCGCTTCTCGATCAGTCCAAAGCAAAGACACAGTAGTATGCATCGGAGAAACAGCAGTAGGAGGAACAAACGCACCAGTCCTAATTGCCGGTCCTTGCGCAATAGAATCGCACGAGCAAGTATTTGCTACAGCAGAGAAGGTGTCTTCTAAAGGCATTAAGCTATTCCGGGGCGGAGCCTTCAAACCTCGTACCGACCCTTACAGTTTCCAGGGACTTGGGTTGGAAGCACTAAAACTTGCAAGAGCCGCATGCGATGAATTTGACTTAAATTTTGTAACCGAAGTGATGGACGCCCGCGACCTTCCTCAAATCCTAGATCATGCTGACGTTCTGCAAATCGGGGCGAGAAACATGCAGAATTTTTCTCTCCTCAAGGCTGTAGGAGCAACACAGAGACCAGTGCTTTTCAAACGGGGCCTTTCGGCAACGATAGAAGAATGGATTAGAGCAGCTGAGTACCTTTTAGACGCTGGCAACCCTAACGTGATCTTATGTGAACGCGGTATTCGTACTTTCGAACGGTATACTCGCAACACCCTGGATGTATCAGCAGTTGCTCTTGCAAAGATAGAAACCCACCTACCCGTACTTGTGGACGTTACCCATTCTGGCGGACGTCGAGACCTACTAGTTCCGCTCACCAAATCTGCTCTGGCTATTGGAGCGGACGGAATAATGATTGAGGTGCATCCCAACCCAACAGTTGCTCTCTCCGACAACAAACAACAAATAGACTTTGATGCCTTCGACGATTATCTTGAAAAAACTGGCTACCATAGGCGGCTAGACACAAAACGGAGTCACGAATACGGCTTCTAGGACTGGGACAAAAAAATGGAAGACATCATAAAGTTACTGTCTCAAACTATAAA
Encoded here:
- the aroF gene encoding 3-deoxy-7-phosphoheptulonate synthase, with the translated sequence MINQIEDLRAQIDDLNLALLELLNARAKIAEEIGTLQTAKGLSHYDPVREQKMLDILMTANKGPFTNNTLKSLFKQIFQASMQLEDDQDKAKYLASRSVQSKDTVVCIGETAVGGTNAPVLIAGPCAIESHEQVFATAEKVSSKGIKLFRGGAFKPRTDPYSFQGLGLEALKLARAACDEFDLNFVTEVMDARDLPQILDHADVLQIGARNMQNFSLLKAVGATQRPVLFKRGLSATIEEWIRAAEYLLDAGNPNVILCERGIRTFERYTRNTLDVSAVALAKIETHLPVLVDVTHSGGRRDLLVPLTKSALAIGADGIMIEVHPNPTVALSDNKQQIDFDAFDDYLEKTGYHRRLDTKRSHEYGF